One stretch of Hevea brasiliensis isolate MT/VB/25A 57/8 chromosome 12, ASM3005281v1, whole genome shotgun sequence DNA includes these proteins:
- the LOC110654397 gene encoding uncharacterized protein LOC110654397 isoform X1: MVSATLASNKPNPKTKNVYHIGGIQVEFPYQPYGTQLAFMGRVISTLDRAQRDGHCHALLESPTGTGKSLSLLCSTLSWQQNYKIKHQNADLSFQKPNPDAMTDPLAHGGGFIPETQPSSIPPSINAEPPQPAEANKNQKKKAAPIIFYSSRTHSQISQVIREYRKTAYRVPMAVLASRKHYCTNAHVRGRENIDEECKLLLRDQDAGCSQFKNANKVRAHPSLQSGGCHEVHDIEDLVKVGNVVKGCSYYAARSMADDAQLIFCPYNYIINPVIRGAMDVDIKGAILILDEAHNIEDIARDAGSMDAEEDVLHKLQMELQELCMLKPTIYQPLHDMAQDLLSWMNRRKSTLQKREFQHYCSCWTGDKALRELEDANISQQCFPILLDCATKAIKAATDTELDTDHLSGMSVIVLEGLFSSLTYFFSRNGCHASDYQLALQRSIKRDRKNPVGDWTYTLSLWCLNPGVVFRDIANISLSVILTSGTLSPMNSFSSELGVQFGTCLEAPHVVDTESQVWAAVISTGPDNYPLNASYKTADEYAFQDALGKTLEDICMIVPAGCLVFFPSYKLMEKLCNRWRETGQWSQLNAKKSFFVEPRGGSQEDDFDSVLKGYHDSIHQRNKHAVGRKRRVKKVDLNHFKAIEPTENSEKGGAAFLAVCRGKVSEGMDFSDDNARVVIVVGIPFPNVHDIQVGLKKNYNDIYKTSKKLLSGNEWYCHQAFRALNQAIGRCIRHRFDYGAIILLDERYNKEQNKVYISKWLKKSIRHYDSYNMSMEGLQTFFRDVKDNICKKMVDLLPNSDTSEGKNMPAGEQVKGCAKNKKRMLNKSDHSEGIPVQLTKCDATSPEAKFQDDVEGQASMQMNKDVDSQREIIDLECDFQKDSSSRCSEASSQEYPEITIVKETPGMGCNGATTRSSSFSKDGNSCLSMFQASVEFMDQVSSCPLSPADASKAVSKSQCLVVETPKKDFTENTCNLIPEAESTLNLSVNSHTQKKSKSMGWPLIDHVEEKSDSPYAETPGCVSFIRNTSANKDANRRIEFDSVTNSLECQSAKLKASQSFPVGNCAPSHISSDPVMDQNLRISCSRCNSPLGLPENQLYVRCSLTSSSKVHLMSLVKGKLEHCSENASTCMPVLMTDITSVDQRLCNNTLEDKPGRGVWCEEDGCVFHSLFCPFCSTSNCLGVQIMATDASNVQLLNKILFYLDHLEIQNLEASVDMESRQKDFLDSPSMDKIAAFNSLDRFLYTPQQNSGGWRTTRPKLRLPNRGQVSNRQC; the protein is encoded by the exons ATGGTCTCCGCAACTCTTGCAAGCAACAAACCAAATCCTAAAACCAAAAATGTATACCATATCGGCGGAATCCAAGTGGAATTTCCGTACCAACCGTATGGAACGCAGCTCGCTTTCATGGGAAGGGTCATTTCCACTCTCGATCGAGCCCAGAGAGACGGTCATTGCCATGCACTGCTCGAGTCACCCACTGGTACTGGGAAATCCCTCTCGCTTCTTTGCTCCACTCTCTCGTGGCAACAGAACTACAAGATCAAGCACCAGAATGCCGATCTGTCTTTTCAAAAACCCAACCCCGATGCAATGACCGATCCTCTGGCACATGGCGGTGGATTTATTCCGGAGACACAGCCTTCGA GTATTCCACCTTCTATAAATGCAGAGCCACCCCAACCTGCGGAAGCTaacaaaaatcaaaagaaaaaggcTGCACCCATCATATTTTACTCATC GAGGACGCATTCACAAATTTCCCAAGTGATCCGCGAATATAGGAAAACTGCATATCGGGTCCCAATGGCAGTGTTG GCTTCAAGAAAACATTACTGCACAAATGCACATGTACGTGGCAGGGAGAATATTGATGAAGAATG taAACTTCTCTTAAGGGATCAAGATGCTGGGTGCTCACAATTCAA AAATGCAAATAAAGTCAGAGCTCATCCATCACTTCAAAGTGGAGGTTGCCATGAGGTCCATGATATTGAAGATCTTGTTAAAGTTGGAAATGTTGTTAAAG gTTGTTCATACTATGCGGCTCGCTCAATGGCGGATGATGCACAGTTAATTTTCTGCCCATACAACTATATAATTAATCCAGTCATCCGAGGAGCAATGGATGTAGACATTAAAGGAGCCATTCTTATTCTTGATGAAGCTCA TAACATAGAAGACATTGCTCGTGATGCTGGCAGTATGGACGCTGAAGAAGATGTTTTACATA AATTGCAGATGGAATTACAGGAACTTTGTATGCTCAAGCCCACAATTTACCAACCACTACATGATATGGCACAG GATTTGTTGAGTTGGATGAACCGGAGGAAAAGCACATTACAGAAGCGTGAATTTCAGCACTATTGTTCTTG TTGGACTGGTGATAAGGCTCTGAGGGAGCTTGAAGACGCTAATATTTCACAGCAGTGCTTCCCAATCTTGCTGGATTGTGCCACAAAG GCAATTAAAGCTGCAACAGATACAGAATTGGACACAGATCATTTAAGTGGCATGTCAGTGATAGTGTTGGAAG GTTTATTCTCTTCACTTACTTATTTCTTCTCAAGAAACGGTTGTCACGCATCTGACTATCAGCTTGCTTTGCAACGATCTATTAAAAGAGATAGAA AAAATCCTGTTGGTGACTGGACATATACTTTAAGTTTATGGTGCTTGAATCCAGGTGTTGTTTTTAGAGACATTGCTAATATTTCTTTGTCAGTCATTTTAACGTCTGG GACTCTATCACCAATGAATTCCTTCTCATCTGAGCTTGGAGTTCAGTTTGGAACTTGTCTGGAAGCACCGCATGTGGTTGATACCGAATCACAG GTGTGGGCTGCTGTAATATCCACTGGTCCTGATAATTATCCACTGAATGCAAGTTATAAAACAGCAGATGAGTATGCTTTCCAG GATGCACTTGGAAAAACGTTGGAGGATATTTGCATGATTGTCCCAGCTGGCTGTCTTGTGTTCTTCCCAAGTTATAAGCTCATGGAAAAACTCTGCAATCGTTGGCGTGAAACTGGTCAATGGTCTCAACTAAATGCCAAAAAGTCCTTCTTTGTTG AGCCAAGAGGAGGAAGCCAGGAGGATGATTTTGACTCTGTTTTGAAGGGTTATCATGATTCGATTCATCAACGTAACAAACATGCTGTTGGGAGAAAGAGAAGGGTAAAAAAAGTAGACCTCAATCACTTCAAGGCTATAGAACCcacagaaaattctgaaaaagggGGAGCTGCGTTTCTTGCTGTTTGCCGGGGAAAG GTTTCAGAAGGAATGGACTTTTCTGATGATAATGCTCGAGTGGTT ATAGTAGTTGGTATTCCATTTCCAAACGT aCATGATATTCAAGTCGGTCTAAAGAAGAACTACAACGACATATACAAAACATCAAAAAAACTTCTAAGTGGGAATGAGTGGTACTGTCACCAAGCCTTCCGAGCTCTGAATCAAGCTATAG GACGCTGTATACGGCATAGGTTTGACTATGGAGCCATCATCCTATTAG ACGAGCGTTATAACAAAGAGCAGAATAAAGTTTACATTTCAAAGTGGCTAAAGAAATCTATTCGCCACTATGACAGCTATAACATGTCAATGGAGGGATTACAGACCTTTTTCAGAGATGTCAAG GACAACATTTGCAAGAAGATGGTGGATCTCTTACCGAATTCTGACACTAGCGAGGGAAAAAACATGCCTGCTGGTGAGCAAGTCAAAGGTTGTGCAAAAAACAAAAAGCGGATGTTGAACAAGTCTGATCATTCTGAAGGGATACCAGTCCAGTTGACAAAATGTGATGCAACTTCTCCTGAAGCTAAGTTTCAAGATGATGTTGAAGGACAGGCATCCATGCAAATGAACAAGGACGTTGACAGTCAGAGAGAAATTATTGATCTAGAATGCGACTTTCAGAAAGATTCAAGTTCAAG GTGCTCTGAGGCATCTTCCCAGGAATATCCAGAAATAACCATCGTGAAGGAAACCCCTGGTATGGGCTGCAATGGAGCCACAACTAGATCCAGTTCTTTCTCCAAGGATGGGAACTCTTGTTTATCCATGTTTCAGGCGTCTGTTGAGTTTATGGATCAAGTGTCATCCTGTCCATTGTCTCCTGCAGATGCAAGCAAAGCTGTTAGCAAATCCCAGTGTTTAGTTGTAGAGACTCCCAAAAAAGACTTCACTGAGAACACCTGCAACCTGATACCGGAAGCAGAGTCAACTCTTAATTTGAGTGTTAATTCTCATACCCAGAAAAAGAGCAAGTCCATGGGCTGGCCATTAATTGACCATGTTGAAGAAAAATCTGATTCTCCCTATGCTGAAACTCCTGGCTGTGTTAGTTTCATAAGAAACACAAGCGCTAATAAAGATGCAAATCGCAGGATTGAATTTGATTCTGTGACCAACTCTTTAGAATGCCAGTCCGCTAAGTTAAAAGCATCCCAATCGTTCCCAGTGGGCAATTGTGCTCCATCACATATCTCTTCTGATCCTGTCATGGACCAGAATTTACGAATTTCTTGTTCACGCTGCAATAGCCCCTTGGGTCTTCCTGAAAACCAGTTATACGTTAGGTGCTCATTGACTTCATCATCAAAAGTTCACTTAATGTCTCTTGTGAAAGGAAAATTGGAGCATTGCTCAGAGAATGCATCAACATGCATGCCTGTTCTCATGACTGATATCACATCAGTAGATCAGCGTCTCTGCAATAATACTCTCGAAGATAAGCCAGGACGAGGGGTTTGGTGTGAAGAAGatgggtgtgttttccattctcTTTTTTGCCCCTTCTGCAGTACCTCAAACTGTCTTGGAGTGCAAATCATGGCTACTGATGCATCAAATGTTCAATTACTTAACAAG atattattttatttagatCATCTGGAAATTCAGAATCTTGAAGCATCAGTTGACATGGAATCGAGGCAAAAG GATTTCCTAGACAGCCCAAGCATGGATAAGATTGCTGCTTTCAACTCCCTTGATAGATTCTTATATACCCCGCAGCAGAATTCCGGAGGTTGGAGGACTACAAGGCCAAAG CTGAGGCTACCAAACAGAGGGCAGGTTTCAAACAGACAATGTTGA
- the LOC110654397 gene encoding uncharacterized protein LOC110654397 isoform X3: MLGAHNSSCSYYAARSMADDAQLIFCPYNYIINPVIRGAMDVDIKGAILILDEAHNIEDIARDAGSMDAEEDVLHKLQMELQELCMLKPTIYQPLHDMAQDLLSWMNRRKSTLQKREFQHYCSCWTGDKALRELEDANISQQCFPILLDCATKAIKAATDTELDTDHLSGMSVIVLEGLFSSLTYFFSRNGCHASDYQLALQRSIKRDRKNPVGDWTYTLSLWCLNPGVVFRDIANISLSVILTSGTLSPMNSFSSELGVQFGTCLEAPHVVDTESQVWAAVISTGPDNYPLNASYKTADEYAFQDALGKTLEDICMIVPAGCLVFFPSYKLMEKLCNRWRETGQWSQLNAKKSFFVEPRGGSQEDDFDSVLKGYHDSIHQRNKHAVGRKRRVKKVDLNHFKAIEPTENSEKGGAAFLAVCRGKVSEGMDFSDDNARVVIVVGIPFPNVHDIQVGLKKNYNDIYKTSKKLLSGNEWYCHQAFRALNQAIGRCIRHRFDYGAIILLDERYNKEQNKVYISKWLKKSIRHYDSYNMSMEGLQTFFRDVKDNICKKMVDLLPNSDTSEGKNMPAGEQVKGCAKNKKRMLNKSDHSEGIPVQLTKCDATSPEAKFQDDVEGQASMQMNKDVDSQREIIDLECDFQKDSSSRCSEASSQEYPEITIVKETPGMGCNGATTRSSSFSKDGNSCLSMFQASVEFMDQVSSCPLSPADASKAVSKSQCLVVETPKKDFTENTCNLIPEAESTLNLSVNSHTQKKSKSMGWPLIDHVEEKSDSPYAETPGCVSFIRNTSANKDANRRIEFDSVTNSLECQSAKLKASQSFPVGNCAPSHISSDPVMDQNLRISCSRCNSPLGLPENQLYVRCSLTSSSKVHLMSLVKGKLEHCSENASTCMPVLMTDITSVDQRLCNNTLEDKPGRGVWCEEDGCVFHSLFCPFCSTSNCLGVQIMATDASNVQLLNKILFYLDHLEIQNLEASVDMESRQKDFLDSPSMDKIAAFNSLDRFLYTPQQNSGGWRTTRPKLRLPNRGQVSNRQC, encoded by the exons ATGCTGGGTGCTCACAATTCAA gTTGTTCATACTATGCGGCTCGCTCAATGGCGGATGATGCACAGTTAATTTTCTGCCCATACAACTATATAATTAATCCAGTCATCCGAGGAGCAATGGATGTAGACATTAAAGGAGCCATTCTTATTCTTGATGAAGCTCA TAACATAGAAGACATTGCTCGTGATGCTGGCAGTATGGACGCTGAAGAAGATGTTTTACATA AATTGCAGATGGAATTACAGGAACTTTGTATGCTCAAGCCCACAATTTACCAACCACTACATGATATGGCACAG GATTTGTTGAGTTGGATGAACCGGAGGAAAAGCACATTACAGAAGCGTGAATTTCAGCACTATTGTTCTTG TTGGACTGGTGATAAGGCTCTGAGGGAGCTTGAAGACGCTAATATTTCACAGCAGTGCTTCCCAATCTTGCTGGATTGTGCCACAAAG GCAATTAAAGCTGCAACAGATACAGAATTGGACACAGATCATTTAAGTGGCATGTCAGTGATAGTGTTGGAAG GTTTATTCTCTTCACTTACTTATTTCTTCTCAAGAAACGGTTGTCACGCATCTGACTATCAGCTTGCTTTGCAACGATCTATTAAAAGAGATAGAA AAAATCCTGTTGGTGACTGGACATATACTTTAAGTTTATGGTGCTTGAATCCAGGTGTTGTTTTTAGAGACATTGCTAATATTTCTTTGTCAGTCATTTTAACGTCTGG GACTCTATCACCAATGAATTCCTTCTCATCTGAGCTTGGAGTTCAGTTTGGAACTTGTCTGGAAGCACCGCATGTGGTTGATACCGAATCACAG GTGTGGGCTGCTGTAATATCCACTGGTCCTGATAATTATCCACTGAATGCAAGTTATAAAACAGCAGATGAGTATGCTTTCCAG GATGCACTTGGAAAAACGTTGGAGGATATTTGCATGATTGTCCCAGCTGGCTGTCTTGTGTTCTTCCCAAGTTATAAGCTCATGGAAAAACTCTGCAATCGTTGGCGTGAAACTGGTCAATGGTCTCAACTAAATGCCAAAAAGTCCTTCTTTGTTG AGCCAAGAGGAGGAAGCCAGGAGGATGATTTTGACTCTGTTTTGAAGGGTTATCATGATTCGATTCATCAACGTAACAAACATGCTGTTGGGAGAAAGAGAAGGGTAAAAAAAGTAGACCTCAATCACTTCAAGGCTATAGAACCcacagaaaattctgaaaaagggGGAGCTGCGTTTCTTGCTGTTTGCCGGGGAAAG GTTTCAGAAGGAATGGACTTTTCTGATGATAATGCTCGAGTGGTT ATAGTAGTTGGTATTCCATTTCCAAACGT aCATGATATTCAAGTCGGTCTAAAGAAGAACTACAACGACATATACAAAACATCAAAAAAACTTCTAAGTGGGAATGAGTGGTACTGTCACCAAGCCTTCCGAGCTCTGAATCAAGCTATAG GACGCTGTATACGGCATAGGTTTGACTATGGAGCCATCATCCTATTAG ACGAGCGTTATAACAAAGAGCAGAATAAAGTTTACATTTCAAAGTGGCTAAAGAAATCTATTCGCCACTATGACAGCTATAACATGTCAATGGAGGGATTACAGACCTTTTTCAGAGATGTCAAG GACAACATTTGCAAGAAGATGGTGGATCTCTTACCGAATTCTGACACTAGCGAGGGAAAAAACATGCCTGCTGGTGAGCAAGTCAAAGGTTGTGCAAAAAACAAAAAGCGGATGTTGAACAAGTCTGATCATTCTGAAGGGATACCAGTCCAGTTGACAAAATGTGATGCAACTTCTCCTGAAGCTAAGTTTCAAGATGATGTTGAAGGACAGGCATCCATGCAAATGAACAAGGACGTTGACAGTCAGAGAGAAATTATTGATCTAGAATGCGACTTTCAGAAAGATTCAAGTTCAAG GTGCTCTGAGGCATCTTCCCAGGAATATCCAGAAATAACCATCGTGAAGGAAACCCCTGGTATGGGCTGCAATGGAGCCACAACTAGATCCAGTTCTTTCTCCAAGGATGGGAACTCTTGTTTATCCATGTTTCAGGCGTCTGTTGAGTTTATGGATCAAGTGTCATCCTGTCCATTGTCTCCTGCAGATGCAAGCAAAGCTGTTAGCAAATCCCAGTGTTTAGTTGTAGAGACTCCCAAAAAAGACTTCACTGAGAACACCTGCAACCTGATACCGGAAGCAGAGTCAACTCTTAATTTGAGTGTTAATTCTCATACCCAGAAAAAGAGCAAGTCCATGGGCTGGCCATTAATTGACCATGTTGAAGAAAAATCTGATTCTCCCTATGCTGAAACTCCTGGCTGTGTTAGTTTCATAAGAAACACAAGCGCTAATAAAGATGCAAATCGCAGGATTGAATTTGATTCTGTGACCAACTCTTTAGAATGCCAGTCCGCTAAGTTAAAAGCATCCCAATCGTTCCCAGTGGGCAATTGTGCTCCATCACATATCTCTTCTGATCCTGTCATGGACCAGAATTTACGAATTTCTTGTTCACGCTGCAATAGCCCCTTGGGTCTTCCTGAAAACCAGTTATACGTTAGGTGCTCATTGACTTCATCATCAAAAGTTCACTTAATGTCTCTTGTGAAAGGAAAATTGGAGCATTGCTCAGAGAATGCATCAACATGCATGCCTGTTCTCATGACTGATATCACATCAGTAGATCAGCGTCTCTGCAATAATACTCTCGAAGATAAGCCAGGACGAGGGGTTTGGTGTGAAGAAGatgggtgtgttttccattctcTTTTTTGCCCCTTCTGCAGTACCTCAAACTGTCTTGGAGTGCAAATCATGGCTACTGATGCATCAAATGTTCAATTACTTAACAAG atattattttatttagatCATCTGGAAATTCAGAATCTTGAAGCATCAGTTGACATGGAATCGAGGCAAAAG GATTTCCTAGACAGCCCAAGCATGGATAAGATTGCTGCTTTCAACTCCCTTGATAGATTCTTATATACCCCGCAGCAGAATTCCGGAGGTTGGAGGACTACAAGGCCAAAG CTGAGGCTACCAAACAGAGGGCAGGTTTCAAACAGACAATGTTGA
- the LOC110654397 gene encoding uncharacterized protein LOC110654397 isoform X2 yields MVSATLASNKPNPKTKNVYHIGGIQVEFPYQPYGTQLAFMGRVISTLDRAQRDGHCHALLESPTGTGKSLSLLCSTLSWQQNYKIKHQNADLSFQKPNPDAMTDPLAHGGGFIPETQPSSIPPSINAEPPQPAEANKNQKKKAAPIIFYSSRTHSQISQVIREYRKTAYRVPMAVLASRKHYCTNAHVRGRENIDEECKLLLRDQDAGCSQFKNANKVRAHPSLQSGGCHEVHDIEDLVKVGNVVKGCSYYAARSMADDAQLIFCPYNYIINPVIRGAMDVDIKGAILILDEAHNIEDIARDAGSMDAEEDVLHKLQMELQELCMLKPTIYQPLHDMAQDLLSWMNRRKSTLQKREFQHYCSCWTGDKALRELEDANISQQCFPILLDCATKAIKAATDTELDTDHLSGMSVIVLEGLFSSLTYFFSRNGCHASDYQLALQRSIKRDRSVVFRDIANISLSVILTSGTLSPMNSFSSELGVQFGTCLEAPHVVDTESQVWAAVISTGPDNYPLNASYKTADEYAFQDALGKTLEDICMIVPAGCLVFFPSYKLMEKLCNRWRETGQWSQLNAKKSFFVEPRGGSQEDDFDSVLKGYHDSIHQRNKHAVGRKRRVKKVDLNHFKAIEPTENSEKGGAAFLAVCRGKVSEGMDFSDDNARVVIVVGIPFPNVHDIQVGLKKNYNDIYKTSKKLLSGNEWYCHQAFRALNQAIGRCIRHRFDYGAIILLDERYNKEQNKVYISKWLKKSIRHYDSYNMSMEGLQTFFRDVKDNICKKMVDLLPNSDTSEGKNMPAGEQVKGCAKNKKRMLNKSDHSEGIPVQLTKCDATSPEAKFQDDVEGQASMQMNKDVDSQREIIDLECDFQKDSSSRCSEASSQEYPEITIVKETPGMGCNGATTRSSSFSKDGNSCLSMFQASVEFMDQVSSCPLSPADASKAVSKSQCLVVETPKKDFTENTCNLIPEAESTLNLSVNSHTQKKSKSMGWPLIDHVEEKSDSPYAETPGCVSFIRNTSANKDANRRIEFDSVTNSLECQSAKLKASQSFPVGNCAPSHISSDPVMDQNLRISCSRCNSPLGLPENQLYVRCSLTSSSKVHLMSLVKGKLEHCSENASTCMPVLMTDITSVDQRLCNNTLEDKPGRGVWCEEDGCVFHSLFCPFCSTSNCLGVQIMATDASNVQLLNKILFYLDHLEIQNLEASVDMESRQKDFLDSPSMDKIAAFNSLDRFLYTPQQNSGGWRTTRPKLRLPNRGQVSNRQC; encoded by the exons ATGGTCTCCGCAACTCTTGCAAGCAACAAACCAAATCCTAAAACCAAAAATGTATACCATATCGGCGGAATCCAAGTGGAATTTCCGTACCAACCGTATGGAACGCAGCTCGCTTTCATGGGAAGGGTCATTTCCACTCTCGATCGAGCCCAGAGAGACGGTCATTGCCATGCACTGCTCGAGTCACCCACTGGTACTGGGAAATCCCTCTCGCTTCTTTGCTCCACTCTCTCGTGGCAACAGAACTACAAGATCAAGCACCAGAATGCCGATCTGTCTTTTCAAAAACCCAACCCCGATGCAATGACCGATCCTCTGGCACATGGCGGTGGATTTATTCCGGAGACACAGCCTTCGA GTATTCCACCTTCTATAAATGCAGAGCCACCCCAACCTGCGGAAGCTaacaaaaatcaaaagaaaaaggcTGCACCCATCATATTTTACTCATC GAGGACGCATTCACAAATTTCCCAAGTGATCCGCGAATATAGGAAAACTGCATATCGGGTCCCAATGGCAGTGTTG GCTTCAAGAAAACATTACTGCACAAATGCACATGTACGTGGCAGGGAGAATATTGATGAAGAATG taAACTTCTCTTAAGGGATCAAGATGCTGGGTGCTCACAATTCAA AAATGCAAATAAAGTCAGAGCTCATCCATCACTTCAAAGTGGAGGTTGCCATGAGGTCCATGATATTGAAGATCTTGTTAAAGTTGGAAATGTTGTTAAAG gTTGTTCATACTATGCGGCTCGCTCAATGGCGGATGATGCACAGTTAATTTTCTGCCCATACAACTATATAATTAATCCAGTCATCCGAGGAGCAATGGATGTAGACATTAAAGGAGCCATTCTTATTCTTGATGAAGCTCA TAACATAGAAGACATTGCTCGTGATGCTGGCAGTATGGACGCTGAAGAAGATGTTTTACATA AATTGCAGATGGAATTACAGGAACTTTGTATGCTCAAGCCCACAATTTACCAACCACTACATGATATGGCACAG GATTTGTTGAGTTGGATGAACCGGAGGAAAAGCACATTACAGAAGCGTGAATTTCAGCACTATTGTTCTTG TTGGACTGGTGATAAGGCTCTGAGGGAGCTTGAAGACGCTAATATTTCACAGCAGTGCTTCCCAATCTTGCTGGATTGTGCCACAAAG GCAATTAAAGCTGCAACAGATACAGAATTGGACACAGATCATTTAAGTGGCATGTCAGTGATAGTGTTGGAAG GTTTATTCTCTTCACTTACTTATTTCTTCTCAAGAAACGGTTGTCACGCATCTGACTATCAGCTTGCTTTGCAACGATCTATTAAAAGAGATAGAA GTGTTGTTTTTAGAGACATTGCTAATATTTCTTTGTCAGTCATTTTAACGTCTGG GACTCTATCACCAATGAATTCCTTCTCATCTGAGCTTGGAGTTCAGTTTGGAACTTGTCTGGAAGCACCGCATGTGGTTGATACCGAATCACAG GTGTGGGCTGCTGTAATATCCACTGGTCCTGATAATTATCCACTGAATGCAAGTTATAAAACAGCAGATGAGTATGCTTTCCAG GATGCACTTGGAAAAACGTTGGAGGATATTTGCATGATTGTCCCAGCTGGCTGTCTTGTGTTCTTCCCAAGTTATAAGCTCATGGAAAAACTCTGCAATCGTTGGCGTGAAACTGGTCAATGGTCTCAACTAAATGCCAAAAAGTCCTTCTTTGTTG AGCCAAGAGGAGGAAGCCAGGAGGATGATTTTGACTCTGTTTTGAAGGGTTATCATGATTCGATTCATCAACGTAACAAACATGCTGTTGGGAGAAAGAGAAGGGTAAAAAAAGTAGACCTCAATCACTTCAAGGCTATAGAACCcacagaaaattctgaaaaagggGGAGCTGCGTTTCTTGCTGTTTGCCGGGGAAAG GTTTCAGAAGGAATGGACTTTTCTGATGATAATGCTCGAGTGGTT ATAGTAGTTGGTATTCCATTTCCAAACGT aCATGATATTCAAGTCGGTCTAAAGAAGAACTACAACGACATATACAAAACATCAAAAAAACTTCTAAGTGGGAATGAGTGGTACTGTCACCAAGCCTTCCGAGCTCTGAATCAAGCTATAG GACGCTGTATACGGCATAGGTTTGACTATGGAGCCATCATCCTATTAG ACGAGCGTTATAACAAAGAGCAGAATAAAGTTTACATTTCAAAGTGGCTAAAGAAATCTATTCGCCACTATGACAGCTATAACATGTCAATGGAGGGATTACAGACCTTTTTCAGAGATGTCAAG GACAACATTTGCAAGAAGATGGTGGATCTCTTACCGAATTCTGACACTAGCGAGGGAAAAAACATGCCTGCTGGTGAGCAAGTCAAAGGTTGTGCAAAAAACAAAAAGCGGATGTTGAACAAGTCTGATCATTCTGAAGGGATACCAGTCCAGTTGACAAAATGTGATGCAACTTCTCCTGAAGCTAAGTTTCAAGATGATGTTGAAGGACAGGCATCCATGCAAATGAACAAGGACGTTGACAGTCAGAGAGAAATTATTGATCTAGAATGCGACTTTCAGAAAGATTCAAGTTCAAG GTGCTCTGAGGCATCTTCCCAGGAATATCCAGAAATAACCATCGTGAAGGAAACCCCTGGTATGGGCTGCAATGGAGCCACAACTAGATCCAGTTCTTTCTCCAAGGATGGGAACTCTTGTTTATCCATGTTTCAGGCGTCTGTTGAGTTTATGGATCAAGTGTCATCCTGTCCATTGTCTCCTGCAGATGCAAGCAAAGCTGTTAGCAAATCCCAGTGTTTAGTTGTAGAGACTCCCAAAAAAGACTTCACTGAGAACACCTGCAACCTGATACCGGAAGCAGAGTCAACTCTTAATTTGAGTGTTAATTCTCATACCCAGAAAAAGAGCAAGTCCATGGGCTGGCCATTAATTGACCATGTTGAAGAAAAATCTGATTCTCCCTATGCTGAAACTCCTGGCTGTGTTAGTTTCATAAGAAACACAAGCGCTAATAAAGATGCAAATCGCAGGATTGAATTTGATTCTGTGACCAACTCTTTAGAATGCCAGTCCGCTAAGTTAAAAGCATCCCAATCGTTCCCAGTGGGCAATTGTGCTCCATCACATATCTCTTCTGATCCTGTCATGGACCAGAATTTACGAATTTCTTGTTCACGCTGCAATAGCCCCTTGGGTCTTCCTGAAAACCAGTTATACGTTAGGTGCTCATTGACTTCATCATCAAAAGTTCACTTAATGTCTCTTGTGAAAGGAAAATTGGAGCATTGCTCAGAGAATGCATCAACATGCATGCCTGTTCTCATGACTGATATCACATCAGTAGATCAGCGTCTCTGCAATAATACTCTCGAAGATAAGCCAGGACGAGGGGTTTGGTGTGAAGAAGatgggtgtgttttccattctcTTTTTTGCCCCTTCTGCAGTACCTCAAACTGTCTTGGAGTGCAAATCATGGCTACTGATGCATCAAATGTTCAATTACTTAACAAG atattattttatttagatCATCTGGAAATTCAGAATCTTGAAGCATCAGTTGACATGGAATCGAGGCAAAAG GATTTCCTAGACAGCCCAAGCATGGATAAGATTGCTGCTTTCAACTCCCTTGATAGATTCTTATATACCCCGCAGCAGAATTCCGGAGGTTGGAGGACTACAAGGCCAAAG CTGAGGCTACCAAACAGAGGGCAGGTTTCAAACAGACAATGTTGA